AAATTGGATATAGAAATTCCTTTATCTGAAGAATACGATACAATCTCTGGATATATTCAAGACAAGCTGGGAAAAGTTGCCGATGTATTTGATCAAGTAAAAGACGATAAATTTATATTAAAAGTGACTGATATGGATAATAAGCGTGTGGAAAGAGTAAGAGCGATTATTATTGATCAGGAGGAAGAAAGAGAGAAATAAGGAGAAAAAATGGAAGAAGTTAGACCACGAATACGTGTGGCAGGAATTCTCATAGAAGATAATAAAATTCTGCTAATTCAACATCACAAAAATAACAAAAAATACTGGCTTATTCCTGGCGGTGGAAATGATTGGGGCGAAACTACAAAAGAAGCCTTAATTCGTGAATATAAGGAAGAAACAAATATGGATATAGAAGTTGATGAATTTTTGTTCTTTTCAGAAACAATTTCCCCAGATAA
This window of the Leptotrichia hongkongensis genome carries:
- a CDS encoding NUDIX domain-containing protein, which encodes MEEVRPRIRVAGILIEDNKILLIQHHKNNKKYWLIPGGGNDWGETTKEALIREYKEETNMDIEVDEFLFFSETISPDKKRHVLNLFYKIHRNNKNDSIIKLGEEAVLTDLKFVTKEELETMTIYPNIKENLLKLMNNEKIRTDLGSLWND